In one window of Shewanella goraebulensis DNA:
- a CDS encoding aminotransferase class V-fold PLP-dependent enzyme — protein MKNKSPLSQIYLDANATTPVLPQAAEAALNSMKVLFGNPSSSHITGLKAKDLMEQTRINAKKVIGADTGKVIFTSGATEGIQTAIISALVEAKKQIEADKLSATPPCYSLLYGATEHKAVPESLKHWNKILGINAEIKAIPVDTLGNLDKQFIAKEAPNALMICTMAVNNETGVFQDLAELDKVIRSANNDIFWMVDCVQALGKTSLNLANTTIDYAPFSGHKLYAPKGIGFVYIRQSAPFTPIIAGGGQESGLRSGTENLPGMAAINVIFEMLLNQQDSAFADIDILRGYQAQLVDTLRAVFPEVVFNHNFENSVPTTLNFAIAGFSSKEIMDLFDAANIRVSSGSACSSKVTRSFVLDAMGLPAWQSESAIRMSFGPAMTQAQVDEACARITSAAKALTHSCMILDSGEINEKQPLDGLVQLRSGSNCTWVYADQQSKQAFIIDPLPEINDRLDTLLQCQQLELVAIIDTHGHADHQSGRTFLADKHLPTQQTDALGWPQDCQQFSQLQYINIGKQWLVKVATPGHTDDSMSLLLCNPFDNEQDISQQCQFAFCGDTILMGSLGRTNFDSSSAASMFLSLKKLHSLIGDQTLICASHDYNNEFTTHLSAECARNLLLANTLNGSLNLTQFKVQKAQLDSHLCDQSGSEIMCGALTESQLTGQPIVEYNHQSLNDALQQENVTLIDIREPHEYALQHTEDSSENVPLTRLVQFIQQQQTQKHHKWVLVCRSGSRSLVAAQAMYRLGFDNVAHLKGGYALSS, from the coding sequence ATGAAGAATAAGTCACCATTAAGCCAGATATATTTAGACGCTAACGCTACAACCCCAGTTTTGCCGCAGGCCGCAGAAGCGGCACTAAACAGTATGAAAGTATTATTTGGCAATCCAAGTAGTAGCCATATTACCGGCCTTAAAGCGAAAGACTTAATGGAACAAACCCGCATCAATGCAAAAAAAGTCATTGGCGCAGATACTGGCAAAGTTATCTTTACTAGCGGAGCAACAGAGGGGATCCAAACTGCAATTATTTCGGCCTTGGTTGAAGCTAAAAAACAGATTGAAGCAGACAAACTCTCTGCTACGCCTCCATGCTATAGCTTGTTATATGGCGCGACAGAACATAAAGCGGTGCCGGAGTCATTAAAACACTGGAATAAAATCTTAGGGATCAATGCCGAAATTAAAGCAATTCCAGTTGATACCTTAGGTAACCTCGATAAGCAGTTCATCGCAAAAGAAGCGCCTAATGCTTTAATGATTTGTACCATGGCTGTAAACAACGAAACTGGCGTGTTTCAAGACTTAGCTGAACTAGACAAGGTGATACGCAGTGCCAACAATGACATTTTTTGGATGGTAGATTGTGTACAAGCACTTGGTAAAACCTCTTTAAATCTTGCTAACACCACAATCGATTATGCCCCTTTCAGTGGCCATAAACTCTATGCACCTAAAGGCATTGGCTTTGTTTATATCCGCCAATCAGCGCCTTTCACCCCTATTATTGCCGGTGGCGGTCAAGAAAGTGGCCTGCGCTCAGGCACCGAAAACTTACCGGGTATGGCTGCGATTAACGTTATTTTCGAGATGCTATTAAATCAACAAGATAGTGCATTTGCCGACATTGATATTCTACGAGGTTATCAAGCTCAATTAGTGGATACCCTAAGAGCAGTTTTCCCAGAGGTGGTGTTTAATCACAACTTTGAAAACAGCGTGCCCACAACCCTGAACTTTGCAATTGCAGGCTTTAGCAGTAAAGAAATCATGGATTTATTTGATGCTGCCAATATCCGTGTCAGTTCAGGCTCCGCTTGTTCATCAAAAGTCACCCGCAGCTTTGTACTCGATGCCATGGGTTTACCAGCATGGCAAAGTGAGTCAGCCATTCGAATGTCATTCGGCCCAGCAATGACTCAAGCACAAGTGGATGAAGCATGTGCGCGCATCACTTCAGCAGCAAAAGCATTAACCCATAGCTGCATGATTTTAGACAGTGGTGAAATTAATGAAAAACAACCTCTCGATGGATTAGTTCAGCTGCGCTCAGGCTCAAATTGCACTTGGGTTTATGCTGACCAGCAAAGCAAACAAGCCTTCATTATCGATCCATTGCCAGAAATTAACGATCGTTTAGATACTTTATTGCAATGCCAGCAATTAGAGTTAGTGGCGATTATTGACACTCATGGCCACGCCGATCATCAATCGGGACGCACTTTCCTTGCAGACAAACATCTCCCAACCCAACAAACAGATGCCTTAGGTTGGCCACAAGATTGCCAACAGTTCAGTCAACTGCAGTACATCAATATCGGTAAGCAATGGTTAGTTAAGGTTGCTACGCCGGGTCACACCGATGACAGCATGTCATTACTACTGTGTAACCCATTCGATAATGAACAAGACATTAGCCAGCAGTGCCAATTCGCATTTTGTGGCGATACAATTTTAATGGGTAGCTTAGGCCGTACTAACTTTGACTCAAGTAGCGCGGCTTCAATGTTCTTAAGCCTTAAAAAACTCCACTCGTTGATCGGCGATCAAACCTTGATCTGCGCAAGCCATGATTACAATAACGAATTCACCACCCATCTCAGTGCAGAATGTGCTCGAAACCTGTTATTGGCAAACACCCTTAACGGCAGCCTTAACCTTACACAATTTAAAGTGCAAAAGGCACAATTAGACAGCCACTTGTGCGACCAAAGCGGCAGCGAAATTATGTGCGGTGCATTAACTGAGAGCCAATTAACAGGACAACCGATTGTTGAATACAATCATCAAAGCCTGAATGATGCCTTACAGCAAGAAAACGTCACCTTAATT
- a CDS encoding YhcH/YjgK/YiaL family protein, with amino-acid sequence MVVDSLANHSLYHSLSPRLAKALTHISETDFTQAEVGTYPLDGKDIFVIVNDYQTKPKHTEPFEVHQQYIDVQYVVSGEEEFGYLPLGNQTPLAPYHQAHDFTEFDYESNKQDAAFIPLKAGMFALFFPDDMHMPGTLDTAKPVRKVVIKVKI; translated from the coding sequence ATGGTCGTCGATAGCCTTGCAAACCATTCGCTTTATCACTCACTCAGCCCAAGACTTGCTAAAGCGCTGACTCACATATCTGAAACTGATTTTACCCAAGCCGAAGTAGGAACCTATCCATTAGACGGCAAAGATATTTTTGTTATTGTTAATGATTACCAAACTAAACCGAAACACACAGAGCCTTTTGAAGTCCACCAGCAATATATAGATGTGCAGTATGTGGTTAGCGGTGAAGAAGAATTTGGTTATTTACCTCTTGGCAATCAAACCCCATTAGCGCCCTACCATCAAGCTCACGACTTTACCGAGTTTGATTATGAATCAAATAAGCAAGATGCGGCTTTCATTCCATTAAAAGCGGGTATGTTTGCGCTGTTTTTCCCAGATGATATGCATATGCCTGGCACACTGGATACTGCTAAACCAGTAAGAAAGGTCGTGATAAAAGTGAAGATTTAA
- a CDS encoding patatin-like phospholipase domain-containing protein, producing the protein MTVLRLLAGKTAYQQIEQNGLTPQMFTQLFAASGGPKWIGVAGLDKYLFGEFFADRQTPLYTMGASSGAWRLACLAQKDPLAAYTRLEDFYIGQRYEHVPNRQEVTEQVERIISGILGEHGAMDIVNNRTIQSHFVVCKAKHLNASRSKGKLALGLAATALSNAVSRRSLGWHFERVVFSHQQVKSPFSQLNDLPTEHAQLTRNNINQVLLATGSIPLLLAPVKRINGISDGAYYDGGITDYHFDMPTHTPEGLSLYPHFYPHMSPGWFDKSLKWRRAKKHYHNALILAPTAEFLQSLPYQKIPDREDFKQLDSDSRIAYWRESLKRSEQLGELFADIVEKQSIMDHVERL; encoded by the coding sequence GTGACAGTATTACGATTACTCGCCGGTAAAACCGCTTATCAACAAATAGAACAAAATGGTTTAACGCCGCAAATGTTCACTCAGCTATTTGCAGCATCTGGTGGCCCCAAATGGATTGGCGTTGCTGGGCTTGATAAGTATTTGTTTGGTGAGTTTTTCGCTGACAGGCAAACCCCTCTTTATACCATGGGTGCATCATCAGGTGCTTGGCGCTTAGCCTGTTTAGCTCAGAAAGATCCGCTTGCAGCCTATACTCGTTTAGAAGATTTTTATATCGGCCAACGTTACGAACATGTGCCTAATCGCCAAGAAGTAACAGAACAAGTTGAGCGAATCATCAGTGGCATATTAGGCGAACACGGTGCAATGGATATCGTTAATAATCGCACTATTCAAAGCCATTTTGTTGTGTGTAAGGCTAAGCATTTAAATGCTAGTCGCTCTAAAGGTAAGCTGGCATTGGGACTTGCGGCAACAGCGTTAAGTAATGCAGTGAGTCGTCGAAGCTTAGGTTGGCATTTTGAGCGAGTCGTATTTAGCCATCAGCAGGTTAAGTCGCCTTTTTCGCAGTTAAATGATTTGCCCACAGAGCATGCGCAGTTAACCCGTAATAACATCAATCAAGTCTTGCTAGCGACGGGTTCAATTCCGTTATTGCTCGCACCGGTAAAGCGTATTAATGGTATTAGTGATGGTGCTTACTATGACGGCGGCATTACTGATTATCACTTTGATATGCCAACCCACACCCCTGAAGGTTTGAGTTTATACCCACATTTTTATCCGCACATGAGCCCTGGTTGGTTTGATAAATCGTTAAAATGGCGACGGGCTAAAAAGCATTATCACAATGCATTAATTCTGGCGCCTACAGCCGAGTTTCTACAGTCTTTGCCGTATCAAAAGATTCCTGATCGTGAAGACTTTAAACAATTAGATAGCGATAGCCGCATCGCTTATTGGCGTGAATCATTGAAGCGCAGTGAGCAACTAGGTGAGTTGTTTGCTGATATTGTTGAAAAGCAGTCGATAATGGACCACGTAGAACGACTTTAA
- a CDS encoding LON peptidase substrate-binding domain-containing protein → MQTIEMALLIQEAVLLPGGRQEIRMATPSQLIMVANVLKGHYRLALAASKSNCVPPCYDTATECEIIDFHQLDDDSLSIVVEGRQRVKILSGAQLRDQSWVARTLPCQNWQDEPIGEEFEIISAALEQFYEVNPDLLDLYNQVHLEDATWVSQRWLEVLPMYNKDKLLLVEQPDCHKTMDFVLQLLKSHVDV, encoded by the coding sequence ATGCAAACGATAGAAATGGCGTTACTGATCCAAGAGGCTGTATTGCTTCCTGGGGGGCGACAAGAGATTAGAATGGCGACACCAAGCCAGTTAATTATGGTCGCGAATGTCCTTAAAGGGCATTACCGACTGGCGCTGGCTGCCAGTAAAAGTAACTGTGTCCCGCCTTGTTATGACACCGCAACTGAGTGTGAAATCATCGATTTTCATCAGTTAGATGATGACTCACTAAGTATTGTGGTGGAAGGACGTCAGCGGGTAAAAATACTTTCTGGTGCTCAATTAAGAGACCAAAGTTGGGTTGCGCGCACTCTGCCTTGTCAAAATTGGCAAGATGAACCCATTGGTGAAGAGTTTGAAATTATCAGTGCAGCACTAGAGCAGTTTTACGAGGTTAATCCTGACTTACTGGATTTATACAATCAGGTTCATCTTGAAGATGCAACTTGGGTAAGTCAGCGTTGGTTAGAAGTCTTACCTATGTACAATAAAGATAAGCTGCTGTTAGTTGAACAACCCGATTGTCATAAGACCATGGATTTTGTACTGCAATTATTAAAATCTCATGTGGATGTGTAA
- a CDS encoding pseudouridine synthase, with product MSAEHAAKAAQPSYIVLPQSQTTPETVLEFLVSHFKQIPESVWIKRVVDGKVHWADGERVTQTTKYRPATRVYYYREVESETKIPFQQKVLHQDEHCILVFKPHFLPVTPSGNFVNECLIHRLRIATGIDTISPAHRLDRPTAGVMLMTVNPESRHAYHALFTDGKINKQYQAIAKLTPELLTQHQQGLLSLPLKWTVKNRMVRSTPSFLMKITEGEANTHSEIRLIAVNGSRGLFELSPITGKMHQLRVHMMSLGMPLENDTNYPSLQPKTADDFTKPLRLIAKSLTFEDPFSQQMMSVNCEGYDAEFGLGKN from the coding sequence ATGTCTGCTGAACATGCTGCCAAGGCCGCACAACCTTCATATATTGTTTTACCGCAATCTCAAACAACGCCGGAAACTGTGCTGGAGTTTTTAGTTTCTCATTTTAAGCAAATTCCAGAATCAGTGTGGATAAAACGTGTTGTTGATGGAAAGGTTCACTGGGCAGATGGTGAACGTGTAACGCAAACAACAAAGTACCGCCCAGCGACTCGAGTGTATTACTACCGCGAGGTTGAGAGCGAAACAAAAATACCGTTTCAGCAAAAGGTACTGCATCAAGATGAGCACTGTATTTTAGTCTTTAAGCCTCACTTTTTGCCTGTCACACCCAGTGGTAATTTTGTCAATGAGTGTCTAATCCATCGCTTAAGAATTGCAACGGGTATTGATACGATTTCTCCTGCCCATCGGCTTGATAGACCAACAGCTGGAGTGATGTTAATGACAGTCAATCCAGAATCTCGACATGCTTACCATGCCCTGTTTACTGATGGAAAAATTAATAAACAGTACCAAGCCATTGCAAAGCTTACTCCCGAACTTCTAACTCAGCACCAGCAAGGGCTGTTAAGTTTACCGCTAAAATGGACTGTGAAAAATCGTATGGTGCGTTCAACACCGAGCTTTTTGATGAAAATCACCGAAGGGGAAGCTAATACGCATTCTGAAATCAGATTAATCGCTGTTAATGGTTCAAGAGGCTTGTTTGAGCTGAGTCCTATAACGGGAAAAATGCATCAACTTAGAGTGCACATGATGTCATTGGGTATGCCATTAGAAAATGATACCAATTACCCAAGTCTGCAACCCAAAACTGCCGATGATTTTACCAAGCCTTTGCGCTTAATCGCCAAGTCGCTGACATTTGAAGATCCATTCAGTCAACAAATGATGTCTGTCAATTGTGAAGGCTATGATGCTGAGTTCGGCTTAGGTAAAAATTGA
- a CDS encoding EAL domain-containing protein yields MERVKCCAIFIVSFFVLIFGFKALDELVAEMLIKRDAQILSEKLTMYIEDTAIELKSLPAINDTYVCDSQNEDLLTKSVFNSTFIRWLAVMEQLKVVCRSQVMPRHVEKLVRHRIGPDLKLAVINQIDSDVHELFLSYESGKKQYVASIVPMNPRYFIPVNCEDCLEYTITIDGIYDSLAAVPVMEFGFEQFEGDHVILEEVVHKNEYYIAKFSLSGNDDFFAQYKSLNWLYSALVSFVVALALSIGYWSWKQSYGSTRAHIKSAIKHKEFIPFYQPVIDTQTNEIVGVEVLMRWRQSSGELIPPNQFIPFAESDGLIVDMTYSMLDVMADDIEQAGEQVKPLFISINIVPEHLESDQLYLYIKALKESGKLGKHRISLEITERQPITDLAKARAMLDKFYAIDVDLKLDDAGMGYGGFSYVQNLGISTLKIDKAFIDTIGVKDNFNEKTLDAIISFAKKSGLSVIAEGVETESQISYLKVQGVDLVQGYFFSKPLEAKDFFNAYQNV; encoded by the coding sequence ATGGAAAGAGTGAAATGTTGCGCAATATTTATAGTGAGTTTTTTCGTTTTAATTTTTGGTTTTAAAGCGTTAGATGAGCTAGTTGCTGAAATGCTTATTAAGCGTGACGCTCAAATACTGTCTGAAAAATTGACCATGTATATTGAAGATACTGCAATAGAACTGAAAAGTTTACCGGCAATTAATGACACCTATGTTTGCGACAGTCAAAATGAAGATTTGCTGACTAAGTCGGTATTTAACTCCACATTTATTCGCTGGCTTGCTGTAATGGAACAGTTAAAAGTTGTTTGTCGTTCGCAAGTGATGCCCCGTCATGTAGAGAAGTTAGTTAGGCACCGAATTGGTCCTGATTTAAAGCTTGCCGTTATCAATCAAATTGACTCAGATGTGCACGAGTTATTCTTATCATACGAATCAGGTAAAAAGCAGTATGTGGCGAGCATTGTGCCAATGAATCCTCGTTATTTTATCCCTGTAAATTGTGAAGATTGCCTAGAGTACACCATCACTATTGATGGCATTTATGACTCGTTAGCAGCAGTGCCTGTAATGGAGTTTGGCTTTGAACAGTTTGAAGGTGACCATGTCATTTTAGAAGAAGTTGTTCATAAAAATGAATATTACATTGCCAAGTTTAGCCTGTCTGGCAATGACGACTTTTTTGCTCAGTATAAATCGTTAAATTGGCTATATAGTGCGTTGGTTAGTTTTGTGGTGGCGTTGGCGTTATCAATTGGCTATTGGTCTTGGAAACAGTCTTATGGTTCAACTCGAGCTCACATAAAAAGTGCTATCAAACATAAAGAGTTTATCCCTTTTTATCAGCCTGTTATTGATACGCAAACAAATGAAATCGTTGGTGTTGAAGTATTAATGCGCTGGCGTCAATCAAGTGGAGAGTTGATCCCACCAAACCAATTTATTCCCTTTGCAGAATCTGATGGGTTAATTGTAGATATGACCTATTCGATGCTTGATGTTATGGCTGACGATATTGAACAAGCTGGCGAACAAGTTAAGCCGTTATTTATCAGTATTAATATTGTTCCTGAGCATTTAGAAAGCGATCAACTTTACTTGTATATTAAGGCGCTTAAAGAGTCTGGGAAGCTAGGTAAGCATCGGATTTCGCTAGAAATCACTGAGCGGCAACCCATTACAGACTTAGCCAAAGCCCGCGCTATGCTAGATAAATTTTATGCCATTGACGTTGATTTAAAGCTTGATGATGCCGGAATGGGATATGGCGGTTTTAGTTATGTGCAAAACCTAGGTATCAGTACCCTTAAAATTGATAAAGCTTTTATCGATACCATTGGTGTAAAAGATAACTTTAATGAGAAAACCTTAGATGCAATTATCTCTTTTGCCAAAAAGTCGGGCTTGAGCGTCATTGCTGAAGGGGTGGAAACAGAGTCTCAAATTAGCTATTTGAAAGTGCAGGGCGTGGATTTAGTCCAAGGTTATTTTTTCTCTAAGCCACTAGAGGCAAAAGACTTTTTTAATGCCTATCAGAATGTCTGA
- a CDS encoding lipid A deacylase LpxR family protein — MSQHHLKELPVPLSVLAVMSLICVASQATAEQIYFSFDNDVIIGSDGDYSSGILLGWHATPEQDFSSASTAFQWQSALLFPQQSQQVHRGAKLYSRMWTPTEIAYDFPQPEERPYAGFLELESYTGVFSSSLAQKNWLSLGVVGPASGAEYMQSFVHKITSSTTPEGWDYQIENQLTLQVAYEVEALLFRQQAFENSQWDVSVFNHTMAGNFRSQSSLGLTVRWGDELSQTFGQLSSQAGHFGDFTSSANQYGSWMAYARMQAGYRFNDLTIEGDLPYESPLEINNQQAQASLGVIWAFPTWSVRWSFDFYSKEYKSDVDDWHGYGVISYSKVL, encoded by the coding sequence TTGAGTCAACATCACTTAAAGGAATTACCTGTTCCACTATCAGTATTGGCTGTCATGTCATTAATCTGTGTAGCCTCGCAAGCCACAGCTGAGCAGATTTATTTTAGTTTTGATAATGATGTGATTATTGGTTCAGATGGTGATTACTCTAGTGGTATTTTACTGGGGTGGCATGCAACACCTGAGCAAGATTTCTCCTCTGCTTCTACAGCTTTTCAATGGCAATCAGCTTTATTATTTCCGCAACAAAGCCAGCAAGTTCACCGTGGGGCAAAGCTTTATAGCCGAATGTGGACGCCTACTGAAATCGCTTATGACTTTCCTCAACCTGAAGAAAGGCCTTATGCTGGCTTTTTAGAGTTAGAAAGTTATACCGGTGTGTTTAGTTCAAGCCTTGCACAAAAAAACTGGCTGAGTTTGGGCGTTGTTGGCCCTGCATCTGGCGCAGAGTACATGCAATCTTTTGTACATAAAATTACCTCATCGACGACGCCTGAAGGCTGGGATTACCAGATTGAAAATCAGCTGACGTTGCAAGTCGCTTACGAGGTGGAGGCATTGTTGTTTCGTCAGCAAGCATTCGAAAATAGCCAATGGGATGTGAGTGTATTTAACCATACCATGGCAGGTAACTTTCGTTCTCAATCTAGCCTTGGGTTAACTGTCCGTTGGGGCGATGAGCTAAGCCAAACATTTGGTCAGTTATCTAGCCAAGCAGGACACTTTGGCGATTTTACTTCTTCAGCTAATCAATATGGAAGCTGGATGGCCTATGCCAGAATGCAGGCTGGATACCGCTTTAATGACTTAACTATTGAAGGTGATCTTCCCTATGAATCGCCGCTTGAAATTAACAACCAGCAGGCTCAAGCAAGCCTAGGTGTCATTTGGGCTTTTCCCACTTGGTCAGTGCGCTGGAGCTTCGACTTTTACAGCAAAGAGTACAAATCTGATGTGGACGACTGGCACGGCTATGGCGTGATTAGTTATAGCAAGGTGTTGTAA